A stretch of Nitrospinaceae bacterium DNA encodes these proteins:
- a CDS encoding ABC transporter ATP-binding protein, which translates to MSENSSNNYHLSVKGLIKYFGDDRAVDDISFGIPEGKFLTLLGPSGCGKTTTLMSIAGLHKPDAGDIDLGETTFTSTEKNVYLPPEKRDIGMVFQSYAIWPHLSLEKNVSYPLDIRKVNQSEIDDRVTATLRLVGLEDMMGKEATQLSGGQQQRAALARAIVFHPKLLLFDEPLSNLDLKLRERMRVELKRIQHEVGITSVYVTHDQAEALIMSDDIIVMSKGKIEQTGGPHAIYARPRNRYVSNFIGIANLIEGRIARTASAGRGEIEITQNGERAILPCLLGEGLSEGDEAALSVRPENVHALREKPDGHSLEGKVIQTVFLGNYLDCRVRWQDFEWKVQAHPREHLREGERVYIHLDADHTLAVLP; encoded by the coding sequence ACATTTCTTTCGGTATCCCTGAGGGGAAATTCCTCACTTTGCTCGGCCCCTCTGGCTGCGGCAAGACAACTACCCTCATGTCGATTGCGGGCCTCCATAAACCCGATGCGGGTGATATCGACCTTGGGGAAACGACTTTCACCTCGACCGAGAAAAACGTGTACTTGCCTCCCGAGAAACGCGACATCGGCATGGTGTTCCAGAGCTATGCCATCTGGCCCCATTTGTCGCTCGAAAAAAACGTTTCCTATCCGCTCGATATACGGAAAGTTAATCAATCAGAAATTGACGATCGCGTGACGGCGACGCTCCGCTTAGTTGGCCTTGAAGATATGATGGGCAAGGAAGCCACCCAGCTCTCTGGCGGCCAGCAACAACGTGCGGCCCTGGCGCGGGCAATTGTATTTCACCCCAAACTTCTATTGTTTGACGAGCCACTCTCGAACCTCGATCTCAAGCTTCGCGAGCGCATGCGTGTCGAGCTCAAGCGAATACAGCATGAAGTGGGCATCACCTCGGTCTACGTCACCCACGATCAGGCCGAGGCCCTTATTATGAGCGATGACATCATCGTCATGAGTAAAGGGAAAATTGAGCAAACCGGTGGCCCGCATGCCATCTACGCCCGTCCCCGAAATCGCTACGTATCCAATTTTATCGGTATCGCAAACCTTATCGAGGGCCGCATCGCCCGTACGGCGAGCGCCGGGCGCGGTGAGATTGAAATCACACAGAACGGCGAGCGGGCAATCCTACCCTGCCTGCTAGGCGAGGGACTCTCAGAGGGTGATGAGGCCGCTCTTTCGGTACGCCCCGAGAACGTTCACGCATTGCGCGAGAAACCCGATGGGCACTCGCTTGAGGGCAAAGTCATACAGACCGTATTTTTGGGCAACTATCTCGATTGTCGCGTGCGTTGGCAGGATTTCGAATGGAAAGTGCAGGCGCACCCCCGGGAGCACCTTCGCGAGGGCGAGAGAGTTTATATTCACCTTGATGCCGATCACACGCTGGCCGTTTTGCCGTAG